The Parachlamydia acanthamoebae genome has a window encoding:
- a CDS encoding toxin-antitoxin system YwqK family antitoxin — MSIRSLCLLSLLLFTGCARYFYCEYNPDELSTINIIDQNGLSETFTSRERVRQYENVDFMTNQPYQKVMRVYGKDEFGNARALITSYHPNGQIQQYLEVVNNRAFGEYKEWYPTGKLKLAAKVIGGVADINTAAEKSWLFDGIAKVWSEEGCIEACICYYKGILEGESLYYHSNGKLWKRIFYKDDKIEGDAEIFLDNGELLQVTHYVEGKKEGVAKRYWAPCQVASEEIYCNDLLVTAFYFDKSNNLIAQIENGNGIRAVFNRESVYEFQQYQNGVLEGKVCVFDERGFLVNTYHMLNQKKHGEEVEYYQQLFSSQIPQPLLSIQWYEDKIQGVCKTWYRNGQLESQREMSNNKKNGIALAYYLDGNLMMIEEYDHGKLLKGKYYKKGEKTPISEVAEGFGLVTVYDADGNYLNKFTYAKGKPDE, encoded by the coding sequence ATGTCCATTCGATCCTTATGTCTCTTAAGTCTCCTTCTCTTCACAGGATGCGCACGCTATTTCTATTGTGAATATAATCCAGATGAACTCTCTACAATTAATATCATCGATCAAAACGGCCTCTCGGAGACATTTACAAGTCGTGAGCGTGTTAGACAATATGAAAATGTCGACTTCATGACAAATCAACCCTATCAAAAAGTGATGCGGGTGTATGGAAAGGATGAGTTTGGTAATGCAAGAGCTTTAATCACAAGTTATCACCCCAATGGGCAAATCCAGCAGTATCTGGAAGTGGTCAATAACCGCGCTTTTGGAGAATATAAAGAATGGTATCCCACAGGAAAGCTTAAGCTAGCAGCTAAAGTCATTGGCGGTGTAGCTGACATCAATACAGCTGCTGAAAAAAGTTGGTTATTCGATGGAATTGCAAAAGTGTGGAGTGAGGAAGGTTGTATTGAAGCCTGTATTTGCTATTACAAAGGAATCCTCGAGGGAGAATCTCTATATTATCATTCCAATGGAAAGTTGTGGAAACGCATTTTTTATAAAGATGATAAAATTGAGGGAGATGCCGAAATTTTTCTAGATAACGGTGAACTTCTCCAAGTTACACATTACGTGGAAGGCAAAAAAGAAGGGGTCGCCAAAAGATATTGGGCTCCTTGTCAAGTGGCTTCTGAAGAGATCTACTGCAATGACTTGCTTGTCACCGCCTTTTATTTTGACAAATCGAACAACCTCATTGCCCAAATCGAAAACGGAAACGGAATTCGCGCTGTTTTCAACCGAGAAAGCGTGTATGAATTCCAACAATATCAAAATGGCGTACTCGAAGGAAAAGTATGTGTCTTTGATGAAAGAGGGTTCCTCGTCAATACCTACCATATGCTCAACCAAAAAAAACATGGGGAAGAAGTCGAATACTACCAACAATTGTTTAGCAGCCAAATCCCTCAACCTCTTCTTTCTATTCAATGGTATGAAGATAAAATTCAAGGGGTATGCAAAACGTGGTACCGCAATGGACAATTAGAAAGTCAACGCGAGATGAGCAATAATAAGAAAAATGGAATTGCTCTAGCCTATTATCTCGATGGCAATTTGATGATGATTGAAGAATATGATCATGGCAAACTTCTCAAAGGAAAGTATTACAAAAAAGGGGAAAAAACCCCAATTAGCGAAGTTGCAGAAGGATTTGGTCTTGTTACTGTGTATGATGCAGATGGTAACTATCTGAATAAATTCACCTATGCGAAGGGAAAACCGGACGAATGA
- a CDS encoding S9 family peptidase codes for MYKKMVPIILLSVIALQNFLSALPQEDLFQITFLPKEIGSHEKIAVHPNGQSIIYTVHQKPLEGFPDDAYIMPTGVPFNRLHSYLYIYELESGKTTQIGPKDANCWRPCFSPDGQKIAFYCDKEGFSNLWIHDIASAQSSLACKNAIRTNLFGLVDRPYWSPDSSLVYIPILPLEHAGTLSDSNQKNQETTVCLYSSESPPSQLNIPVFGKISSVNLRTGECNIIAPINENDPLSFQFALSKTGLYVAYLSFLNDVSTNPCDLRVCSVDSKKTFNITKHLTIRGKTAEIVWHPHQDKLAFIEKGRVFIASWDKNGEYELKELSKGYEAIFSTTTLRFSPDGKTLLAGTNTTDLGHSEYSQTLFLFSLEGASPHQIIIPKGWSYHSTLETEGGDFWQPEKDVVVISLINSTENAIVKFYFETNCYEILWKSQSNVKGMIASKETNQVFYINENLNTSQNIYRASFDFSIVARLTHIDPLQDFLEEITAIVIESTVPRYDGTLEKVDTTILLPKGIQPNQQLPAIVEVYPGANLQSAVKRFGGGNIASFPSRLLLEQGYAIVLPDLRSRPEGEPGNPIQETVDRLLPQIYQASCLGLIDINRLGLIGQSFGGYGAAGIVTKTNLFRASVSISGIYDLTGAYGIFSKNWEGFADTDWYENRQGRMGTHPWENMFRYLENSPYYLAKDIYTPLLLIHGEKDITFEVQEAQKMFTALKRLGKKVNLAVYKKEGHVINNWNHSNAIDAVKRIIAFYDHHLLPKDKKPDEKRLVASTDTISNR; via the coding sequence ATGTATAAGAAAATGGTTCCAATTATCTTGCTTTCTGTAATAGCTCTCCAAAATTTTCTCTCCGCTCTTCCACAAGAAGATCTTTTCCAAATTACATTTCTTCCGAAAGAGATAGGAAGCCATGAAAAAATTGCTGTTCATCCTAATGGACAATCTATTATATACACAGTTCATCAAAAACCTTTAGAAGGTTTTCCTGATGATGCTTACATCATGCCTACCGGAGTTCCTTTTAACAGACTCCACAGTTATCTTTACATCTATGAACTAGAATCCGGAAAGACCACGCAAATTGGACCTAAGGATGCGAATTGTTGGCGCCCCTGTTTTTCTCCTGATGGTCAGAAAATAGCTTTTTATTGTGACAAAGAGGGATTTTCCAATTTATGGATTCATGATATAGCCTCAGCACAATCATCTCTTGCTTGTAAGAATGCGATTAGAACAAATCTGTTTGGATTAGTGGATCGTCCTTATTGGAGTCCCGATAGCAGCCTTGTTTATATCCCCATTCTTCCTTTAGAACATGCTGGTACTCTGAGTGATAGCAACCAAAAAAATCAAGAAACCACAGTTTGTTTGTATTCAAGTGAGAGTCCTCCTTCACAGCTTAATATTCCAGTATTTGGAAAAATCTCTTCAGTCAATTTAAGAACAGGCGAATGTAACATCATCGCACCTATTAATGAAAATGATCCTCTATCCTTTCAGTTTGCGCTCTCCAAAACAGGCCTATATGTTGCCTATCTTTCGTTCTTAAATGATGTATCTACAAATCCTTGTGATTTAAGAGTGTGTTCTGTTGATTCAAAAAAAACATTTAACATCACAAAACACCTTACGATTCGCGGTAAGACTGCAGAAATTGTTTGGCACCCTCACCAGGATAAACTAGCCTTTATAGAAAAAGGCAGGGTTTTTATCGCCTCATGGGATAAAAATGGAGAATATGAACTAAAAGAGCTTTCTAAGGGCTATGAAGCTATATTTTCAACAACCACATTAAGATTTTCTCCAGATGGTAAAACTCTATTGGCTGGAACCAACACTACAGACCTAGGCCATTCTGAGTACTCTCAGACTCTCTTTCTCTTTTCTTTAGAAGGGGCCTCTCCTCATCAAATAATAATCCCCAAAGGATGGAGTTATCATTCTACATTGGAAACAGAAGGTGGTGACTTTTGGCAACCCGAAAAAGACGTTGTGGTCATCAGTCTAATAAATAGCACAGAAAACGCGATCGTGAAATTTTATTTTGAAACAAATTGTTATGAAATCTTGTGGAAGAGCCAGTCTAATGTTAAAGGAATGATTGCCTCCAAAGAAACAAACCAGGTCTTTTATATCAATGAAAACCTAAACACCTCCCAAAATATTTATCGGGCTTCATTTGATTTTTCAATTGTCGCGCGTTTGACCCATATCGACCCCCTGCAAGACTTCTTAGAAGAAATCACTGCTATAGTCATTGAATCAACAGTCCCTCGTTACGATGGAACACTTGAAAAAGTGGACACAACCATTCTATTGCCAAAAGGAATACAACCGAATCAACAGCTTCCAGCCATTGTGGAAGTATATCCAGGAGCAAACCTTCAATCGGCAGTAAAACGCTTTGGGGGAGGAAATATTGCTTCTTTTCCTTCTCGACTTTTATTAGAACAGGGATATGCGATAGTATTGCCGGATTTGCGAAGTAGGCCTGAAGGTGAACCTGGCAATCCGATACAAGAGACAGTCGACCGATTGCTGCCTCAAATCTATCAGGCATCCTGTTTAGGATTGATAGATATTAATCGCCTGGGCCTTATTGGCCAATCTTTTGGTGGTTATGGCGCAGCGGGAATTGTAACAAAAACGAATCTTTTTCGAGCCTCTGTATCTATCTCTGGAATATACGACTTGACAGGAGCATATGGAATTTTTAGCAAAAATTGGGAAGGTTTTGCAGACACAGATTGGTACGAAAACAGGCAGGGGAGGATGGGAACCCATCCTTGGGAAAATATGTTTAGATATCTGGAAAATTCTCCCTATTACCTAGCTAAAGATATTTATACACCACTTTTGCTCATCCATGGAGAGAAAGATATAACTTTCGAAGTACAAGAGGCTCAAAAGATGTTTACCGCGCTTAAGCGGCTTGGTAAAAAAGTTAACCTTGCTGTCTATAAGAAAGAAGGACATGTGATCAACAACTGGAATCACTCTAATGCTATTGATGCAGTAAAACGGATTATTGCATTTTATGACCATCACCTTTTGCCTAAAGACAAAAAACCAGATGAAAAGAGATTAGTGGCATCAACGGACACAATATCAAATCGATGA